One genomic region from Haloarcula taiwanensis encodes:
- a CDS encoding MFS transporter: protein MSQSRGYLDDNPELESALEWAERWYHIPVLLVLLGFMLWNRVRSWENFIVDGEVLFSGNDAWYHYRSTQYVVQNWPSTMPFDPWTAFPYGTSNGQFGTLFDQIIATVALIIGLGSPSDQTVAMTVLFAPAVFGTLVAIPTYLIGRRLGGRLGGVTAVTVMAFSTGWLLQRSLVGFSDHHVAEALFQVLGVLGVMVAVSVAARDKPIYEQFTERDIDALRDTISWSMLAGVAIAMYLWVWPPGVLLLGILGVFFLLRLCLEYVHDSSPEHTAIAGAITMATAAVVSASRINVLEITATAQSLLQPGLALAVCFGCVFMAWLARFMEQRKYGRYVYPAVVFGILASGAVLMALLTPSLWDFFTRNVTRVIGFTISETAGTVGEAAPLRGAGVLFEAHGFAVIVAAIGGIFLLAKQFLSDDAPAEELLVVVWALFILLAAFTQQRFAYYLAAPIAVLSGMVVGQFIHWFDFSADDGIEYYQVMTILTVLLVIVVPLFAFGTAPVEAGSTGPGPSIQGWDESLQWMEGNTPAEGAYGTGGDATLDYYGTYQKQDDFDYQQGQYGVLSWWDYGHWITTRGERVPNANPFQQGTDTAAPFLIAQNETRANSILNSTDEDDAKTRYVAVDWKMAETNGNLGGKFFAPPAFVDGVQTSDYYSRLYIQSQAGGVRQVTFQHQAYYETMVTRLYRFHGSAAEPQPIVIDWENKQTSQGVQYRGAPTNEQEPEGQQQGQVIRQFQSLELARQYVEQDATSQLGGYGDAPGERVPAMEHYRLVGSSETEAFPNSPQYQHSAWTKIFERVPGATIEGTGPANTTVQTAVQMRNPATNKTFIYRQRTQTDQNGNFEMTVPYSTTGYDDWGTDEGYTNVSVRAETQYQFSAVGTNNGNRTGFTGTTEVTEGQVIGEDDSAATVELEPVTIQQGNETSGESRAPVTEGVAEAGA, encoded by the coding sequence ATGAGTCAATCACGGGGCTATCTTGACGACAACCCCGAACTCGAGTCCGCCCTAGAGTGGGCCGAGCGCTGGTACCACATTCCGGTCCTCCTGGTACTGCTCGGGTTCATGCTGTGGAATCGCGTCCGGAGCTGGGAGAACTTCATTGTTGACGGCGAAGTTCTCTTCAGCGGGAACGATGCCTGGTATCACTACCGTTCGACCCAGTACGTCGTACAAAACTGGCCCTCGACGATGCCGTTCGATCCGTGGACAGCGTTCCCATACGGGACCAGTAACGGGCAGTTCGGGACGCTTTTCGACCAGATCATCGCGACAGTGGCCCTGATTATCGGCCTGGGTTCCCCCAGTGACCAGACAGTCGCGATGACGGTTCTGTTCGCGCCGGCCGTGTTCGGGACGCTAGTTGCCATTCCGACGTATCTTATCGGACGGCGACTCGGCGGCCGCCTCGGCGGCGTAACTGCGGTTACTGTGATGGCATTCTCGACCGGGTGGCTCTTGCAGCGGAGCCTCGTCGGTTTCTCTGACCACCACGTCGCCGAAGCGCTCTTTCAGGTACTCGGTGTCCTCGGTGTCATGGTGGCGGTCAGCGTCGCCGCACGTGACAAACCGATTTACGAGCAGTTCACCGAGCGAGACATAGACGCACTCCGGGACACCATCAGCTGGTCCATGCTGGCCGGTGTGGCAATTGCGATGTATCTCTGGGTCTGGCCCCCGGGTGTGCTCCTTCTCGGGATACTCGGTGTCTTCTTCCTGCTCCGACTGTGTCTGGAGTACGTTCACGACAGCAGCCCAGAACACACAGCTATCGCGGGCGCAATCACGATGGCGACTGCCGCCGTGGTGAGTGCATCGAGAATCAACGTCCTAGAGATCACAGCGACCGCCCAGTCGCTGCTCCAGCCGGGGCTGGCGTTGGCCGTTTGCTTCGGTTGTGTGTTCATGGCGTGGCTAGCCCGCTTCATGGAGCAGCGCAAATACGGCCGGTACGTGTATCCAGCGGTCGTGTTTGGAATCCTCGCGTCCGGGGCTGTTCTGATGGCATTGCTGACTCCCAGCCTGTGGGACTTCTTCACGCGAAACGTAACGAGAGTCATCGGGTTCACGATCAGTGAAACGGCCGGAACCGTCGGCGAGGCCGCGCCGCTACGGGGCGCTGGGGTCCTGTTCGAGGCACACGGGTTTGCTGTCATCGTTGCGGCTATCGGTGGAATCTTTCTGCTCGCAAAACAGTTCCTCTCCGACGATGCGCCCGCTGAAGAACTGCTCGTCGTCGTCTGGGCACTGTTCATTCTACTTGCCGCGTTTACACAGCAGCGGTTCGCGTATTATCTGGCCGCGCCGATTGCAGTGCTATCGGGAATGGTCGTCGGCCAATTCATCCACTGGTTCGATTTCAGCGCCGACGACGGGATCGAATACTATCAGGTCATGACGATTCTCACGGTACTTCTCGTCATCGTCGTCCCACTATTCGCGTTCGGCACAGCGCCGGTCGAAGCCGGTTCGACCGGTCCCGGGCCGAGTATTCAGGGCTGGGACGAGAGCCTACAGTGGATGGAAGGGAACACGCCCGCGGAGGGCGCGTACGGCACCGGTGGTGACGCGACTCTCGATTACTACGGCACCTATCAGAAACAGGACGACTTCGACTACCAGCAGGGGCAGTACGGCGTCCTGTCGTGGTGGGACTACGGGCACTGGATTACGACGCGAGGCGAACGGGTGCCGAACGCGAACCCCTTCCAGCAGGGAACGGATACGGCCGCACCGTTCCTGATCGCACAGAACGAGACGCGGGCCAACAGTATCCTCAATAGCACAGACGAAGACGACGCGAAGACGCGGTACGTTGCCGTCGACTGGAAGATGGCTGAGACCAACGGAAACCTCGGTGGCAAGTTCTTTGCACCACCGGCATTCGTTGACGGAGTACAGACTAGTGATTACTACAGTCGGCTGTACATCCAGTCCCAAGCCGGTGGGGTCCGCCAGGTGACGTTCCAGCACCAGGCCTACTACGAGACGATGGTCACTCGGCTGTACCGTTTCCACGGAAGTGCCGCCGAGCCTCAGCCGATTGTCATCGACTGGGAGAACAAACAGACGAGCCAAGGCGTGCAGTACCGTGGTGCACCGACGAACGAACAGGAGCCGGAGGGCCAACAGCAGGGCCAGGTCATCCGCCAGTTCCAGTCACTTGAACTGGCCCGTCAGTACGTCGAACAGGATGCGACCTCGCAACTCGGCGGCTACGGCGACGCACCTGGCGAGCGTGTACCGGCGATGGAGCACTACCGTCTGGTCGGTTCCAGTGAGACTGAGGCGTTCCCGAACAGTCCGCAATACCAGCACTCCGCCTGGACGAAAATATTCGAGCGCGTCCCCGGTGCGACGATTGAAGGGACCGGACCGGCCAACACGACAGTCCAGACCGCCGTCCAGATGCGCAACCCAGCCACGAACAAGACGTTCATCTACCGCCAGCGGACCCAGACAGATCAGAACGGGAACTTCGAGATGACCGTGCCCTACTCGACGACCGGCTACGACGACTGGGGAACTGACGAGGGCTACACGAACGTGAGTGTCCGTGCCGAGACCCAGTACCAGTTCAGCGCAGTCGGTACTAACAACGGTAACAGGACCGGCTTTACTGGCACGACCGAGGTCACCGAGGGACAGGTTATCGGTGAGGACGACTCCGCCGCGACCGTCGAGCTGGAACCGGTAACGATTCAGCAGGGCAACGAGACCAGCGGTGAATCACGCGCACCAGTGACCGAAGGCGTGGCTGAAGCGGGGGCATAG
- a CDS encoding glycosyl transferase family A encodes MRVSVVLCTHTMERYDDCRAAAESVLAQTYDDVELVLVSDGNRDVYEQYESDFGNRDDVLIHCNDENVGLLESRNNGAEVATGDVVAFIDDDAIADEKWVMALVDAYQQENALAVGGRMTPAWVAGKPSFLPAEFYWLIGVTHRGFGPNGDPDESGVVRNTFGSNISFKRDVFLELGGFEDDIGGRQGEKNLQGGETELCARLRSEYDKGVYYTPDALVAHKIFDYRTDPGWLVDRAFWQGYSKRGMEVFVPESTGAESDFLGDLLFRFAPSRLRDIVTSPSLGAVLQFLFLFLLTGSVGVGYLYGMYVWR; translated from the coding sequence ATGCGAGTCTCGGTCGTGCTCTGTACGCACACGATGGAGCGATACGACGACTGTCGAGCGGCGGCCGAGAGCGTCTTAGCCCAGACCTACGACGACGTGGAACTCGTACTGGTTTCGGATGGGAACCGGGACGTGTACGAACAGTACGAATCCGACTTCGGCAACCGAGACGATGTCCTGATACACTGTAACGACGAGAACGTCGGACTGCTAGAGAGCCGGAACAATGGGGCCGAAGTCGCCACCGGGGACGTTGTCGCATTCATCGATGACGACGCCATCGCTGACGAGAAGTGGGTCATGGCGCTAGTCGATGCCTACCAACAGGAGAACGCGCTCGCGGTCGGCGGCCGAATGACGCCAGCGTGGGTCGCCGGCAAACCCAGCTTTCTGCCTGCGGAGTTCTACTGGCTTATCGGTGTGACCCACCGCGGATTTGGACCGAACGGCGACCCCGACGAATCCGGCGTCGTCCGCAATACCTTCGGCTCGAACATCTCCTTCAAACGGGACGTGTTCCTTGAACTGGGCGGCTTTGAGGACGACATCGGCGGCCGACAGGGCGAGAAGAACCTCCAGGGCGGCGAGACGGAACTCTGTGCGCGCCTGCGTAGCGAATACGACAAAGGGGTGTACTACACCCCCGACGCGCTGGTCGCACACAAGATATTCGACTACCGGACCGACCCGGGGTGGCTCGTGGACCGCGCGTTCTGGCAGGGCTACTCCAAGCGCGGGATGGAGGTGTTCGTCCCTGAATCGACCGGCGCGGAGTCGGACTTCCTGGGGGACCTCCTGTTCCGGTTCGCCCCGTCGCGTCTCCGCGATATCGTCACGTCCCCGTCGCTCGGGGCCGTCCTGCAGTTCCTCTTCCTCTTTCTGCTCACGGGGAGCGTCGGCGTCGGCTACCTCTATGGGATGTACGTCTGGCGGTAG
- a CDS encoding sulfatase, whose protein sequence is MRDVIFVTADSVRHDFLDAMEFVSTFSNHRGVTGAHYTRPSLASILTASYQGAIESRAMSPTVAEAFSQAGYTTIGLSSSPHTDPRFGFDAGFDVYENYCEAGNRGNPLRQFASQFDLIRKVYHRFRPPHAKLSNRLPDDELIDNAIAAFNDESGPRFMWLHMMGTHRPYGLGDDAVPKEIDRKALFAPEKLTADEKETITRKYRQTLSRADAEIERLVDSVDSSEPLVVFSSDHGDEFGEDGHYFHQPQRRRVVDALTTVPVATNDLSLCEPLSVLDIAPSLLAEVGGEIPSEWHGKDVRETPRDQTLTIAPWHGTTTVAWQDFETKIVSRDADVSMVRNGETVDVEREDVDEDLKQQMRDLGYVE, encoded by the coding sequence ATGAGGGATGTCATCTTCGTTACTGCGGACTCCGTCCGTCACGATTTCCTAGACGCGATGGAGTTCGTTTCTACGTTCTCGAACCACCGGGGCGTGACCGGGGCCCACTACACGCGACCGAGCCTCGCCAGTATTCTGACCGCCTCGTACCAGGGGGCTATCGAGTCCCGCGCGATGTCCCCGACAGTCGCCGAAGCCTTCTCCCAGGCCGGATACACGACGATTGGCCTCTCCTCGTCTCCCCACACTGACCCGCGGTTCGGGTTCGACGCGGGATTTGACGTCTACGAGAACTACTGCGAGGCGGGCAACCGCGGCAACCCGCTCCGACAGTTCGCCTCACAGTTCGACCTCATCCGGAAGGTCTACCACCGCTTCCGGCCGCCCCACGCGAAGCTATCGAACCGGCTCCCGGACGACGAACTCATCGACAACGCCATCGCGGCGTTCAACGACGAGTCGGGCCCGCGGTTCATGTGGCTCCACATGATGGGCACCCACCGCCCGTACGGCCTCGGCGACGACGCCGTGCCCAAGGAGATAGACCGGAAGGCGCTGTTCGCCCCTGAGAAGCTCACTGCCGACGAGAAGGAGACGATTACGCGGAAGTACCGCCAGACCCTCTCTCGGGCGGACGCCGAGATAGAGCGCCTCGTCGACTCGGTGGATTCGTCGGAGCCGCTCGTGGTGTTCAGTTCGGACCATGGCGACGAGTTCGGCGAGGACGGACACTACTTCCACCAGCCACAGCGGCGGCGGGTGGTCGACGCGCTGACCACCGTGCCCGTGGCGACGAACGACCTCTCGCTGTGTGAGCCACTCAGCGTCCTCGACATCGCCCCGTCGCTGCTTGCCGAAGTCGGCGGCGAGATCCCGTCCGAGTGGCACGGGAAAGACGTCCGCGAGACGCCCCGAGACCAGACGCTCACCATCGCCCCGTGGCACGGCACGACGACCGTCGCGTGGCAGGACTTCGAGACGAAAATCGTGAGCCGCGACGCCGACGTGTCGATGGTGCGGAACGGCGAGACGGTCGACGTCGAGCGCGAGGACGTCGACGAGGACCTCAAACAGCAGATGCGCGACCTCGGTTACGTCGAGTGA
- a CDS encoding glycosyltransferase group 2 family protein: MAKTGSLPDGSAVSATDTDSDVQTSIVLPAYNESENLEPLVDEIQSTFRENTTYGPYEIVVVDDGSTDGTAETIQQIATDRDEVTGVLLRRNFGQSAALAAGIDYSIGEYIVTMDADRQNNPADIPKLLTKLEEGYDCVSGWRRDRDDPLSKTIPSAIQTRLAKLTGPDIHDFGCTLTAYRAAGLKEIDLYGEGHRYIPAKLHKRGYKITELPVDHRPRTAGETKYGMKRLVKGFVDLLFHVFWNRFSTRPSHFFGGIGLVLMTAGGLIGSHMVFLKYAFGQSLAPHVPRLILTVALVLFGVQLVMFGFLAEMIVKQQYRDERPYRVNAIIGED; this comes from the coding sequence ATGGCAAAAACAGGGAGTCTACCGGACGGGTCGGCCGTATCAGCGACAGATACCGACAGTGACGTCCAAACGTCTATTGTGCTTCCTGCATATAACGAGTCCGAGAATCTGGAGCCGCTAGTCGACGAGATCCAGTCTACGTTCCGTGAGAATACGACGTACGGCCCATACGAGATAGTTGTCGTTGACGATGGGAGTACGGACGGGACGGCCGAGACGATACAGCAGATCGCGACGGACCGTGACGAAGTGACAGGAGTCTTACTTCGACGTAACTTCGGGCAAAGTGCGGCCCTGGCTGCCGGAATCGACTACTCGATAGGGGAATACATCGTGACGATGGACGCCGACCGGCAGAACAATCCGGCAGACATCCCGAAGCTCCTCACGAAACTCGAAGAGGGGTACGACTGCGTCAGCGGTTGGCGGCGCGACCGCGACGACCCGCTCTCGAAAACTATTCCGTCGGCAATACAGACACGGTTGGCGAAGCTGACAGGGCCGGACATTCACGACTTCGGATGCACGCTGACCGCCTACCGAGCTGCGGGGCTGAAGGAGATAGACCTCTACGGCGAGGGCCACCGGTACATCCCGGCGAAGCTCCACAAGCGAGGGTACAAAATAACGGAACTGCCCGTCGACCACCGGCCGCGAACCGCCGGGGAGACGAAGTACGGGATGAAGCGGCTGGTCAAGGGGTTCGTCGACCTCCTGTTTCACGTCTTCTGGAACCGGTTTTCCACCCGGCCGTCGCATTTCTTCGGCGGTATCGGGCTCGTCCTGATGACGGCCGGCGGCCTCATCGGGTCACACATGGTGTTTCTCAAGTACGCCTTCGGACAGTCGCTGGCACCGCACGTCCCGCGGCTCATCCTGACCGTCGCGCTGGTCCTGTTCGGCGTCCAGCTGGTGATGTTCGGGTTCCTCGCGGAGATGATAGTGAAACAGCAGTACCGGGACGAGCGACCGTACCGCGTCAACGCCATCATCGGTGAGGACTGA